The genomic interval ATGAAAAAATTGGAGAATTAAAAAACCATATCATTGAAGGAGCAGATGAGTACATTTTAAGAAAACAAGGAAGTCCTACTTCAGAATTTAAACCAACCGTTTAAAATTGGAACAGGAAAAAGAATGGGTATAACAACAATCTTAATAACATCAAACGAACAGATGATAGCAGATTTAAACCGTTTGAAACTATGAACTACTTTACTCCACATACAGCAGCTGACAGGTATTCAAAAGGAAGACCCAACTTTCACAATACCACTATTAATCACATTAAGAGTTATCTGAAACTTGAAAACAAATTACATTCAGCACTAGACATTGCATGCGGCACAGGGCTTTCTACACAAGCATTATTAAACATTGCTACCCATGTTTACGGCACTGATGGCTCACAAGCCATGTTAGATTTTGCGTTGAAAAAGGACAAGATAAATTACCAAATAGCAAGAGCAGAAGTACAGCCTTTTGCTAACCAGTTTTTCGATTTGATTACGGTGTGTTCAGGTGTTCATTGGTTTGATATTGATAAGTTCTTAATGGAAGCTAATCGTTTGCTGAAAAGTAAATCTTATTTGGTTCTATACGACAATTTCTTTCTTGGTGAAATGGAAAGTAATCCTGAATTTCTAAAGTGGTACAATTCTGTTTATTTAATAAATTTTCCGGCACCTGCAAGAAATGACAACTACAATTGGATAAATAAAAAATTGAACGAAATGAATTTTGACTACGTTAAGGAGGAAATATTTACCAATGCTGTTTCATTTAATAAAAATGAGTTACTACTTTATTTCACAACCCAAAGCAATATCATTTCGGCAGTTGAAAAGAAACTAATTACATATCCAGAAGTGGAAGTGTGGCTTGATAACGAACTTTCTATTCATTTTGCTAATGAAAATAAAAACGAAACTGTACATTTTAGTAACTGAATAAAATACCTAAAAAATACTAAATGATAATCATCACAACAAAAATACTCACAGAACTTCAATTTTCACAAATCAATCAATTGTGGAATGATGAATACCCATAAAATTGAAAGACAGATTTCCGATTTTGTTGGATGGTGCAGTAAACTATAACCATTATATTATTGAAGATGCAGAGCAAAATGTATTGGGTTGGGCAGTTGATTTTGAAAAGGAAAGTGAAATTCGTTTTTCAATCATTGTAGATTCAAAACATAAAGAAATAGGTTTAGGAAGTTTATTAGTTGAAAAATTGAAATCAGAAAATGATTTGTTTTTCGGTTGGGTAATTGACCATGATAACGATTTAAAGTGCAGTGGAGAACTTTATCAAACACCCTTGCCATTTTATCTGAAACATGGGTTTGAAATTTTACATGATGTGAGGATTGAAAGCGAAATGATAAGAGCAGTAAAAATTAAATGGATTAAATAAAATGAAGAAATTAATTTTCTATTTTAATTGGGTTCCAATTTTGTTGGCAAATACTACCAATGCTCAAAACATGGATGAAATAAATCGTGTAATTGACAGTACCTATTCAAGTTCGCAATTCTTGGCAATATTTTAATTACCAAAAACAACAAAATTGTTTTTGAAAAAAGTTATGGCTATGCCGATGATGTAAATAAAATGCCGTTGACAAAGGAAAATTCTTTTCAAGTTGCATCCATCTCAAAACAGTTTACGGCATACGGAATAATAATTTTGAAAAGCAAAGGTTTGTTGAATTATGATAGTTTGGTTTGCAAATACATTCCAACTTTCCCTTACAAACAAATTACGGTTAGACATTTGCTAAATCATACATCAGGGCTACCCAATTTTTGGGATTACATCAGACCAAACTTAGATACAACTATATCAAATGGAAACAAAGAGGTGTTGGACTATTTAATTCAACATAAACTTCCATTGCAATTTGAGCAAGGAACAAAATTTCAATATGCCGATATTGGCTATGATTTTTTAGCAACTATTATTTCAACTATTTCGGATTTGAGCTATCAAGAATTTATGAATCTAAACATTTTCAAACCATTAAAAATGAAAAACACTTTCGCTTACATGG from Saprospiraceae bacterium carries:
- a CDS encoding methyltransferase domain-containing protein; this translates as MNYFTPHTAADRYSKGRPNFHNTTINHIKSYLKLENKLHSALDIACGTGLSTQALLNIATHVYGTDGSQAMLDFALKKDKINYQIARAEVQPFANQFFDLITVCSGVHWFDIDKFLMEANRLLKSKSYLVLYDNFFLGEMESNPEFLKWYNSVYLINFPAPARNDNYNWINKKLNEMNFDYVKEEIFTNAVSFNKNELLLYFTTQSNIISAVEKKLITYPEVEVWLDNELSIHFANENKNETVHFSN
- a CDS encoding GNAT family N-acetyltransferase; the encoded protein is MKDRFPILLDGAVNYNHYIIEDAEQNVLGWAVDFEKESEIRFSIIVDSKHKEIGLGSLLVEKLKSENDLFFGWVIDHDNDLKCSGELYQTPLPFYLKHGFEILHDVRIESEMIRAVKIKWIK
- a CDS encoding beta-lactamase family protein gives rise to the protein MLGNILITKNNKIVFEKSYGYADDVNKMPLTKENSFQVASISKQFTAYGIIILKSKGLLNYDSLVCKYIPTFPYKQITVRHLLNHTSGLPNFWDYIRPNLDTTISNGNKEVLDYLIQHKLPLQFEQGTKFQYADIGYDFLATIISTISDLSYQEFMNLNIFKPLKMKNTFAYMVTDIRRIQNKNLAIGHIFENGKFEYAHLQPKCNFVYYLGDFYGDGSVVTTARDLAIWDKALSECKLLPCEMQNESINEATFNGQTIYAKTNPNISYGFGWFIKNTPLGKLVYHSGGHPGNSHVIYRLLDKDITFIFLSNAETSNLKALRNRILQMLQ